One region of Brachybacterium saurashtrense genomic DNA includes:
- the tkt gene encoding transketolase: MTENFKAPEGWTELDERAVDTVRVLAADAVEKVGNGHPGTAVSLAPAAYLLYQDLMRHDPTDPTWLGRDRFVLSAGHSSLTQYIQLFLGGFGLEKKDIEELRTWGSKTPGHPENFHTRGVEITTGPLGQGISSAVGMAMAQRRERGLLDPDAAPGESPFDHFTYVIASDGDLQEGVSSEASSLAGTQQLGNLIVLWDDNEISIEGDTSIAFTEDTAARYEAYGWDVRTVDWTNGGTGYAEDVAALKDAILEGQKVTDKPTFIRLRTVIGWPIPELAGSHSVHGAKLGPEGVAGLKKAVGFDPEQTFQVDEDVLAHTRGLAERAAAVRADWEQGYQAWRSANADRAALLDRLLARELPDGFAEAFPTFEADEKGLATRAASGKVLADLAAVMPELWGGSADLAGSNNTTMKGEPSFLPAELSSSEFAGDQYGRTLHFGIREHGMGAILSGISLHGLTRPYGGTFFQFADYMRGAVRLASLMKTPATYVWTHDSIGLGEDGPTHQPVEHLAAYRAIPNLSIVRPADANETAQAWKATLERDSGPVGLILSRQAMPTFDRTEYAGAENLSQGGYVMRDASTGAPEVILIATGSEVQYAAEAQKRLEAEGTPTRLVSMPSVEWFDEQSEEYRESVLPASVTARVSVEAGIAMPWHRFLGAHGRAVSLEHYGASADAKTLFREYGFTAEAVVEAAKESLAAAGA; the protein is encoded by the coding sequence ACGGAGAACTTCAAGGCCCCCGAGGGCTGGACCGAGCTGGACGAGCGGGCGGTCGACACCGTCCGCGTGCTCGCCGCCGACGCGGTGGAGAAGGTCGGCAACGGTCACCCCGGGACCGCGGTGAGCCTCGCTCCCGCGGCCTATCTCCTCTACCAGGACCTGATGCGCCACGACCCGACGGACCCGACGTGGCTGGGCCGCGACCGGTTCGTGCTCTCGGCCGGGCACTCGAGCCTGACCCAGTACATCCAGCTGTTCCTGGGCGGCTTCGGCCTCGAGAAGAAGGACATCGAGGAGCTGCGCACCTGGGGCTCGAAGACCCCGGGCCACCCCGAGAACTTCCACACCCGGGGCGTGGAGATCACCACAGGCCCGCTCGGCCAGGGCATCTCCTCCGCCGTGGGCATGGCGATGGCGCAGCGCCGCGAGCGCGGCCTGCTGGACCCGGACGCCGCGCCGGGCGAGAGCCCCTTCGACCACTTCACCTACGTGATCGCCTCCGACGGCGACCTGCAGGAGGGCGTCTCCTCCGAGGCGAGCTCCCTGGCCGGAACCCAGCAGCTCGGCAACCTCATCGTGCTGTGGGACGACAACGAGATCTCCATCGAGGGCGACACCTCCATCGCCTTCACCGAGGACACCGCCGCGCGCTACGAGGCCTACGGTTGGGACGTGCGCACCGTGGACTGGACGAACGGCGGCACCGGCTACGCCGAGGACGTCGCCGCGCTGAAGGACGCGATCCTCGAGGGCCAGAAGGTCACCGACAAGCCCACCTTCATCCGCCTGCGCACCGTGATCGGCTGGCCGATCCCGGAGCTGGCCGGCTCCCACTCCGTGCACGGCGCGAAGCTGGGCCCCGAGGGCGTCGCGGGCCTGAAGAAGGCCGTCGGCTTCGACCCGGAGCAGACCTTCCAGGTCGACGAGGACGTGCTCGCCCACACCCGCGGCCTCGCCGAGCGCGCCGCCGCCGTGCGCGCCGACTGGGAGCAGGGCTACCAGGCCTGGCGCTCCGCGAACGCGGACAGGGCCGCCCTGCTGGACCGTCTGCTCGCCCGTGAGCTGCCGGACGGCTTCGCCGAGGCGTTCCCCACCTTCGAGGCCGACGAGAAGGGCCTCGCCACCCGCGCCGCCTCCGGCAAGGTGCTCGCCGACCTCGCCGCGGTCATGCCCGAGCTGTGGGGCGGCTCCGCCGACCTCGCCGGCTCCAACAACACCACCATGAAGGGCGAGCCGTCCTTCCTGCCGGCGGAGCTGAGCTCCTCCGAGTTCGCGGGCGACCAGTACGGCCGCACCCTGCACTTCGGGATCCGCGAGCACGGCATGGGCGCGATCCTCTCCGGCATCTCGCTGCACGGGCTCACCCGCCCCTACGGCGGCACCTTCTTCCAGTTCGCGGACTACATGCGCGGCGCCGTGCGCCTCGCCTCCCTGATGAAGACCCCGGCCACCTACGTGTGGACCCACGACTCGATCGGCCTGGGCGAGGACGGCCCCACCCATCAGCCCGTCGAGCACCTCGCCGCCTACCGGGCGATCCCGAACCTCTCGATCGTGCGCCCGGCGGACGCCAACGAGACCGCCCAGGCCTGGAAGGCGACCCTCGAGCGCGACAGCGGGCCCGTGGGCCTGATCCTGTCCCGTCAGGCGATGCCCACCTTCGACCGCACCGAGTACGCGGGGGCGGAGAACCTCTCCCAGGGCGGCTACGTCATGAGGGACGCCTCCACCGGCGCCCCCGAGGTCATCCTCATCGCCACCGGCTCCGAGGTGCAGTACGCCGCCGAGGCGCAGAAGCGGCTCGAGGCGGAGGGCACCCCCACCCGTCTGGTCTCGATGCCCTCGGTGGAGTGGTTCGACGAGCAGTCCGAGGAGTACCGGGAGTCCGTGCTCCCCGCCTCCGTGACCGCCCGCGTCTCGGTCGAGGCTGGCATCGCGATGCCGTGGCACCGCTTCCTGGGTGCGCACGGCCGTGCCGTGTCCCTCGAGCACTACGGCGCCTCCGCCGATGCCAAGACCCTCTTCCGCGAGTACGGCTTCACGGCCGAGGCCGTGGTCGAGGCCGCCAAGGAGTCCCTCGCCGCCGCCGGCGCGTGA